From the Halomonas sp. MCCC 1A13316 genome, the window CTTGCCGTCTGGCACAGGACTCGCGAGTTGCTGGTCAAGGAACTTGGCATCCATCGCCATCGCGCCGGAGAGGATGCCCGACTGCTGCAGCTCACTTACCAGCGTACCCTCGGTCAGGCTACGCCGGAAAGCTGACGCGCCCTTGGGAGCGAGCTGATCATGCCTCCAGCTCTATGGCGAAAGCATGCATGGCGGCCTCCTAGATAGTTTCGGCGAGTCGGGCTTCCAGTGCATCCAGCAAGGCGGTGGGATCCTCGGCATCGATCAGTTGTGTCCGGGTGCGGGCATTGAGGAAGCCATGCTCGACGGTCTGGTCGAGGAAGGTCAGCAGGGGGGAGTAGAAGCCGGCGGTATCGAGAACGCCGATGGGTTTGTCGTGAAGCCCCAGGTACTGCCAGGTCCAGGCCTCGAACAGCTCTTCCAGAGTGCCGATGCCACCGGGCAGGGCGATGAAGGCGTCGGCATGGGCGGCCATGCTTGCCTTGCGCTCGTGCATGTTGTTCACACGTATCAGCGTTGGTAGCCCCTCATGGGCCTGCTCGCGCTCCACCAGGTGATGGGGCATCACGCCGATCACGTCGCCGCCACCGGCCAGTACGGCGTTGGCCAGCTCCCCCATAAGGCCGATACGGGCACCGCCATAGACCAGGCCGTGACCGCGCGCGGCCATTTCCTGCCCGAGGGCTCGGGCGGCTTCAAGAAAGGCTGGGTCTCGGCCATCGCGGGAGCCCAGATAGACACAGAATTTCGACATGCGCTTCTCCTTGGCAAGCTCCTATCCTAGCTGCCAGGGATTGGCTTCGAAAGCCTCGAAATAGCGTCAGGGCAGGCAGTCGGCTACGGCAAACTCGGTGTCGAGCCACTGGCCGATGACGTTATCACCACACAGGTGGTGGGCGTATTGGGTATGCAGGCAGCGAACCTGGTCCCAGTTGGCGATGCCGCCGATACCGCGCTCACGCAACACACCCTCGTAGCCGAGCCGCTCCACCTCATGGCGCTGCGTTGTGCTCATATGGCGCCAGCGGGCGTCCACGTAATCGCGGTGGCTGGCATGGTAGGCAGCGAGAAAATCGCAATCTTCCCGCAGTCTTGCTTCAATCTGTTTGATGACACCACTGGCCTCGATACGGGAGATAGCGATCTTGAGGCGTTCGGAGCAGAGCCAGTAGAGGGTGGGAAACGGCTTGCCGTCGACGATGGGCGCCATGCGCAGTACCAGAGGGGTGCCTTCACCGTCAACGGCAGCGACCGCCTCGATACCGCGCGGAGCGCGGCCCAATTGCTCGGCGATGATGGCCAACTGTCGGGCGTCAGGCATTTGGTCGGTCTGGATCACCATCGGCAGGTTCCCTTACGAACTTGTTGGAGCGGCCCACGGCGCGGAAGAAGGTCCGGTTGAGCTGCTCGGGCGTCGGCACGTAGCCACGCCATTGGCGTTCGCAGTACTCGTTGGCCCGTGCCATCAGCACGTCGTAGAGGCGATTGAACGGCGCATCATAATCGTAGGGGTCGGCGCCGAACAAGCGGATATGCGGGTAGTCGGCGAACCGCTCCACGAAGTAGCGCTCCAGATCGGCTTCCACGGCGCGGTGCTGGGCCACGTTGTCGGGGTCGAGCCAGAGATTGTAGCGGATGGCCATGATGGACTCCTGCCAGCGATGAATGGCCCGTCGTTCTACCGGGTCATGTAGCTTTGACCACATGAGACCATGTTTGGCTCATGCGGGATCAGGTGCGTGCCAGCGGGGCCAGGCGTGCTTGGCATAGGCGGATCAGGTCGGCAGGCGCCAGGGCGATCTCCAGGCCGCGACGCCCGCCGCTGACGTGCAGCCGTCCGAGCGTCTCGGCGCTGGCGTCGAGAAACGTGGGCAGTCGTTTCTTCTGCCCCAGGGGA encodes:
- a CDS encoding DUF501 domain-containing protein encodes the protein MVIQTDQMPDARQLAIIAEQLGRAPRGIEAVAAVDGEGTPLVLRMAPIVDGKPFPTLYWLCSERLKIAISRIEASGVIKQIEARLREDCDFLAAYHASHRDYVDARWRHMSTTQRHEVERLGYEGVLRERGIGGIANWDQVRCLHTQYAHHLCGDNVIGQWLDTEFAVADCLP
- a CDS encoding TIGR00730 family Rossman fold protein — encoded protein: MSKFCVYLGSRDGRDPAFLEAARALGQEMAARGHGLVYGGARIGLMGELANAVLAGGGDVIGVMPHHLVEREQAHEGLPTLIRVNNMHERKASMAAHADAFIALPGGIGTLEELFEAWTWQYLGLHDKPIGVLDTAGFYSPLLTFLDQTVEHGFLNARTRTQLIDAEDPTALLDALEARLAETI